Genomic DNA from bacterium:
ACATTGGGATTTCATTTGTCATTGGGATTTGGACATTGGGATTTTTATTCTTTGGCTTCATTATTTTCCTTAACATTATCTAAACATATACATTCCTTATTTCCCTATAGGGTGAATAGTTACAAATTATAGAGGATATTCCTGAATCACAGCCTGTGAAGGTTACTGAATATTTAGCTCTAAAGTTATTCTTCTAAAAGATATTGTTCAAATATCTCCTTTGGAAGGTTTATTTTACCCTTCTCAATCGTTGCCTTCATTTGGCATCACCTCCGTATAAAAATTCAAAAGTCAAAATAATCCTTGAGTTCAAAATTTTCCTCCCTCCTCACTCATCCCTTCTCTCTATTTCTATCCTGTCTTCTGTTCCTGTGCCTTCATGTTAAAAGAATTGCAACAATTACGCCAAGAATTCCGCCAGCAATAACCTCAATTGGGCTATGTCCTAAAAATTCCTTTACCCTTTCCATATCTATCCTTCCATCCTCTATCATTTTATTCAAAATCCTTGCCTGTTGTCCAGACGACCTCCTTACAGATGCCGCATCGTTCATAATGATAAATGTAAAGACAAGGGCTATAATAAACAAAGGAGATGTCCAACCACTTGTCCTTCCAATTGCAACTGTTAAGGCAACAGAGCCTCCTGAATGGCTGCTTGGCATTCCACCTGTTCTAAATAGGGTTCTTGCATTAAATTTGTGATGCTTTATCGTATAAATAAAGGATTTTATTACCTGGGCTATTATCCACGACAAAAATGGTGCTAAAAATATTGGAAGGGAAATAACCTCAAAAAATGTTTTCATCTAATGAAAGCTCTTCCTTCTTAATGGGGCCAATAAATGCAAAGGAATATTGCGATGGTAAAAAGATGCTATTTGCCAAATCCTGAATGTCTTTTGAAGATACTAAATCAATCATTTTCATTATCTCGTCCACCGAAAATTGCCTCTTAAAATATGCCTCCTGCTTTGCCAATCTTTCCATCCTATTTGCTGTATTCTCCAAGCTTAAAAGAAAAGCCCC
This window encodes:
- a CDS encoding divergent PAP2 family protein; this translates as MKTFFEVISLPIFLAPFLSWIIAQVIKSFIYTIKHHKFNARTLFRTGGMPSSHSGGSVALTVAIGRTSGWTSPLFIIALVFTFIIMNDAASVRRSSGQQARILNKMIEDGRIDMERVKEFLGHSPIEVIAGGILGVIVAILLT